Genomic segment of Buchnera aphidicola (Melanaphis sacchari):
ACTTTAGTTGGAAAATTATGCCAATTAACAATACAAAAAATTCGAAAATTAACAAAAATAAAATCTTATGAATTTATTGCATTAAGATTACCATACGGGATACAAGCAGACGAAAAAGACTGTATAGATGCGTTAAATTTTATCAAACCAGATAAAATAATTGAAATTAATATTAAAGAAGCTGTTTTAAGCAGCACAAAATCTCTAAAAGATGCAGGTATTATAATTTCAGATTTTATCAAAGGAAATCAAAAAGCAAGAGAAAGAATGAAAATACAATATAGTATCGCTTCTATCAATAATGGATTAATTATAGGCACAGGAAACGCCGCTGAAATTATTACTGGTTTTTTTACGAAATACGGAGATAACGGAGTAGATATTAACCTGATTTCTGCATTGAATAAAAGACAAGGAAAATTATTATTAAAACATTTGAATTGCCCGAAGCACTTATATTTAAAAACTCCCACAGCAGATCTCGAAGATGAAAAGCCACAACAACCAGATGAATTAATTTTAAATATAAAATATAATGAAATTGATGAATATTTAGAAGGAAAAAAAGTAGATATTAAAATTCAAAAAAAAATTGAAGCAATGTACTTAAAAAGTATGCATAAAAGAAAAGTATTTTTTATAGGATAAAAAAATAAGTTCTATTATAATTTAATGTAATATCATTTTCTTTTGCTCAATTGAATGAATTTGAATCTTAATTATTTCGCTGATAGGATCTTCGGGGCAATTTTCCACAAAATAAATTAAATCTGTTAAAGCTACATGATTACATTCTAATTGCGCATATATTAAACCTCTATCGCGAATTTCATATGGATCATTAGGATCAATTTGTAATAATAAATTACTTACTTTCAGAGCTAATTCCATTTTTTTTTCTTCCATTAACGCGGCCTTTAATGTGTCTAACATTTTTCGAATAACTGCAATAGGTTCAGATTTATGCAAATCATTTTCGTATAACTCCGCAGTCGGACTAATATTTCCCTTTAACCATACTTCTAATGTATGTTTATCTAAAATATCTCCATTAAATGGATTGATTAACCATTTTTTTTCATCAATCCAATCAGCTCTTAAAATTAATTGCGTAGGAAAAATTACAGGATTTAAAGGTAATTGCAATTCTTTTGCAATATGTAATAATAGAATTCCCAAGGATACTGCTGTTCCTTGACGTGTCTTTAATACATTATCGATCCATAACACATCTGATAATTTATATATTCCACTACCTCCTCCAAAATTCCATTGTTTATAAAATAATTTTAATAATTTTTTTAATTTTAAATTTAAATTTGCTTCAGAAGAAATATAAGACTGCGCTTCTTTGATTCTACTATGCAACTCTGAAATTACATAATCACGAGGAAAATCTTCTCGAATTACTTGAAAGGCAGTAATTATAGAATCTAAAAGCGATAATTTAGAAAAATTAATATTAAAAACAGATTTCATATTATTATATAATGATATTATAGGTTGTAAAAATTTAAAATGTATAAAATTTATAAAAATAAATTTATATTTTATATTATATAACATTTTTTGTAAAAACAATTTTTAAATAAAATTTATTTTTTTTTTCGGCCTATAGTAACTCGATAATTTCCTGCGTAATCTTTATAAGATTCTATATTAGAAAAATTTTCACTTTTTAAAAAATTTTGAACGTTTAATCTCTGTTGCCAACTATGTTCTATGAATAACCAACCACCATAAAATAAATATTTTTTTGATTTTTTTATAATATATGCAATATCTGATAATCCATTTTTTTTGGAAAATAAGGCAAAAAATGGTTCGAAAAAAATATCTTTCTCTAAAGATTTAATTTCTTTCATGCTGATATATGGAGGATTGCTAATAATAACATGAAATTTTTTTTCAATATTTGAAAACCAATCACTATAAAAAAAAGTAACATTTTTTATATTTAATTCTAATGCATTTATTTTAGCTATTTTAATTGCTTCATGTGATTTATCAACACCAAAAATTTTCCAATTAGAACAAATACTAGCTAAAGATAGCGCAATAGCTCCACAACCTGTACCTAAATCTAAGATAGATTTCTTATCCATATCAATTTTAGATAAAACTTTTTCTATTAAAATTTCTGTATCAGGTCTTGGAATAAGTGTGTCATATGAAACACGAAAAGATAATGACCAAAATTCTTTTTTACCTGTAATATAAGCTATGGGTTCTCCCATAGATCTTCTATAAATAAAGCTTTTTAATTTATGATATTCGGATAAATTTAATTTTATATCTTCTAATAAAATAATCGAACTATATGTACGATTTACAACATAACTTAGCAATAATTTAGCTTCATATCGAGGATTGTCGAGATGAGACAATATTTTGACAGTTTTTTTTAACCATTTATTTATATTCATTATTTAAACTTAGATAAAGAAGACAGCATATCGGCTTGATATTCTTGAATAATAGGATTAATAAGAAAATCTAATTTTCCTTCTAAAACCTCATCTAATTTATATATAGTTAAGTTAATTCTGTGATCAGTTATTCTATTTTGAGGAAAATTATACGTTCTATTTTTGCTAGACCTTTCTCCGCTTCCTAATAAAAAACGTCTAACAGAGGAATTTTTTTCTTGATTTTTTTGTAGTTTAGCAGCATGTATACGGGCAGATAAAATAGATAAAGCTTTTGCTTTATTTTTATGTTGCGATCTTTCGTCTTGACATTCTACTACATATCCAGTAGGAATATGAGTGATTCGAATAGCAGAATCGGTAGTATTTACATGTTGACCACCAGCCCCAGAAGAACGAAAGGTATCAATTTTTAAATCAGCAGGATTAATTTTTTCTTTTACAATTTCGGGACTAACTGGTATTACAGCTACTGTACAAGTTGAAGTATGAATTCTTCCTTGAGATTCTGTCGCTGGAACTCTTTGAACACGATGTCCTCCAGATTCAAATTTTAAACGACTACAAGATTGTTTTCCAGTAATTTTTGCTATTATTTCCTTAAAACCACCTCTTTCATTCTCACTGGCATTCATTATTTTAACTTTCCATGTATAACTTTCGGCATATCTTGAATACATTCGAAATAGTTCGCCGGCAAAAATAGAAGATTCATCACCACCTGTTGCAGCTCTAATTTCAATAAAACAACTATTTTGATCATGAGGATCTACAGGTAATAACAAAAATTTAATGTAATTTTCTAAATTTCTTTTTTTCTTTTCAAGAGAATTAATTTCATCTTTAGCAATTTTATGCATTTCTGGATCATTAAGCAAATACATAGTATTTTTCA
This window contains:
- the nadE gene encoding ammonia-dependent NAD(+) synthetase, which translates into the protein MKLQNQIIKSLNIKNIIIPNEEINNRTEGLKKYFLSNTNLKSLIVAISGGQDSTLVGKLCQLTIQKIRKLTKIKSYEFIALRLPYGIQADEKDCIDALNFIKPDKIIEINIKEAVLSSTKSLKDAGIIISDFIKGNQKARERMKIQYSIASINNGLIIGTGNAAEIITGFFTKYGDNGVDINLISALNKRQGKLLLKHLNCPKHLYLKTPTADLEDEKPQQPDELILNIKYNEIDEYLEGKKVDIKIQKKIEAMYLKSMHKRKVFFIG
- the sirB1 gene encoding invasion regulator SirB1 codes for the protein MKSVFNINFSKLSLLDSIITAFQVIREDFPRDYVISELHSRIKEAQSYISSEANLNLKLKKLLKLFYKQWNFGGGSGIYKLSDVLWIDNVLKTRQGTAVSLGILLLHIAKELQLPLNPVIFPTQLILRADWIDEKKWLINPFNGDILDKHTLEVWLKGNISPTAELYENDLHKSEPIAVIRKMLDTLKAALMEEKKMELALKVSNLLLQIDPNDPYEIRDRGLIYAQLECNHVALTDLIYFVENCPEDPISEIIKIQIHSIEQKKMILH
- the prmC gene encoding peptide chain release factor N(5)-glutamine methyltransferase, whose amino-acid sequence is MNINKWLKKTVKILSHLDNPRYEAKLLLSYVVNRTYSSIILLEDIKLNLSEYHKLKSFIYRRSMGEPIAYITGKKEFWSLSFRVSYDTLIPRPDTEILIEKVLSKIDMDKKSILDLGTGCGAIALSLASICSNWKIFGVDKSHEAIKIAKINALELNIKNVTFFYSDWFSNIEKKFHVIISNPPYISMKEIKSLEKDIFFEPFFALFSKKNGLSDIAYIIKKSKKYLFYGGWLFIEHSWQQRLNVQNFLKSENFSNIESYKDYAGNYRVTIGRKKK
- the prfA gene encoding peptide chain release factor 1; translated protein: MNSSIIKKLEFLKNRYKEIEILLTQKDVISNQEELKKLSQEYFKISNVVKNFICWEKLEVDLKNTMYLLNDPEMHKIAKDEINSLEKKKRNLENYIKFLLLPVDPHDQNSCFIEIRAATGGDESSIFAGELFRMYSRYAESYTWKVKIMNASENERGGFKEIIAKITGKQSCSRLKFESGGHRVQRVPATESQGRIHTSTCTVAVIPVSPEIVKEKINPADLKIDTFRSSGAGGQHVNTTDSAIRITHIPTGYVVECQDERSQHKNKAKALSILSARIHAAKLQKNQEKNSSVRRFLLGSGERSSKNRTYNFPQNRITDHRINLTIYKLDEVLEGKLDFLINPIIQEYQADMLSSLSKFK